The Hyphomonas sediminis genome contains the following window.
ATTTTCCCTGCGGGAACATGCCGTTCCGCAGCCCGCCAAAGAAACATAGACCCATGATCCAAGTTACGCTGCCCGATGGCTCGAAACGCGAATACCAGGATGGCGCCTCGCCGCTGGACGTTGCCGAGTCGATCTCCAAATCCCTCGCCAAGAAGGCACTTGCCGCCAAGGTGGATGGCCAGATGTGGGATCTCGTCCGCCCGCTCGATGGTGATGCCGAAGTGGCCATCATCACGGACCGCGACCCCGAAGGCCTTGAGCTGATCCGCCATGACGCCGCCCACGTTCTCGCCCAGGCGGTCCAGGAGCTGTACCCAGACGCCCAGGTGACGATCGGCCCCGTCATTGACGATGGCTTCTATTATGACTTTGCCCGCAAGGAGCCGTTCTCCACGGAAGACTTCGAAAAGATCGAAGCCAAGATGCGTGAGATCGTCGACGCTGATTATCCGATCATCCGTGAGGTCTGGCAGAAAGAGCAGGCCATCGAGACGTTCAAGTCGATCGGCGAGGACTACAAGGCCCAGATCATCGACGACATCATTCCTCCGGGCGAGGCCATCACGGTGTATCGCCAGGGCGACTGGTATGATCTCTGCCGCGGTCCACATCTTCCGTCCACGGGCAAACTGCCCAAGGCGTTCAAGCTGATGAAGCTCGCCGGTGCCTACTGGCGCGGCGATCATCGCAACGAAATGCTGCAGCGGATGTACGGCACGGCCTGGGCGAATGAGAAAGATCTCAAGGCGCACCTTCACCGTCTTGAAGAGGCCGAGAAGCGCGACCATCGCAAGCTGGGCGCGCAACTGGACCTGTTCCATCTCGACGGCATCGCCGCTGCCGGCTCTGTCTTCTGGCATCCCAATGGTTTCCAGATCTGGCGCCAGATCGAAGCCTATATGCGCCGCCGCCTCGATGCGTCGGGCTATGAGGAAATCAAGACGCCGCAGCTGATGGATTCGGTCCAGTGGGAGAAATCCGGCCACTGGGGCAAGTATCGCGAAAACATGTTCATCGTTCCCGATTTCATTCCGGAAGGGGATGAAGGCGTGGAAATCTCCGTGCCCGAAGACGCCCGCCTGATGGCCCTGAAACCGATGAACTGCCCGGCCCATGTCGAGGTGTTCAAGTCCGGCCAGAAATCCTATCGCGACCTGCCGCTGCGCCTTGCCGAGTTTGGCTGCTGCCACCGCAACGAGCCGCACGGCGCCATTCATGGCATCATGCGGGTTCGTCAGTTCACGCAGGATGATGCCCACATCTTCTGCCGCGAAGATCAGATCGTCGAAGAGTCGATCCGGTTCTGCCGCCTGCTGGAAAGCGTGTATCGCGATTTTGGCTTCGAGAGCATCGCCGTAAAACTCTCCACGCGGCCGGATGTGCGCGCGGGCGACGACGCCACTTGGGACCGGGCAGAGAAAGGCCTGAAGGATGCCGTCGATGCGGCGGGCCTGCCTTGCGAGATCCTTCCCGGCGAAGGCGCCTTCTATGGTCCGAAACTGGAATTCCAGCTGACAGATGCCATCGGCCGCGTCTGGCAATGCGGCAC
Protein-coding sequences here:
- the thrS gene encoding threonine--tRNA ligase; amino-acid sequence: MIQVTLPDGSKREYQDGASPLDVAESISKSLAKKALAAKVDGQMWDLVRPLDGDAEVAIITDRDPEGLELIRHDAAHVLAQAVQELYPDAQVTIGPVIDDGFYYDFARKEPFSTEDFEKIEAKMREIVDADYPIIREVWQKEQAIETFKSIGEDYKAQIIDDIIPPGEAITVYRQGDWYDLCRGPHLPSTGKLPKAFKLMKLAGAYWRGDHRNEMLQRMYGTAWANEKDLKAHLHRLEEAEKRDHRKLGAQLDLFHLDGIAAAGSVFWHPNGFQIWRQIEAYMRRRLDASGYEEIKTPQLMDSVQWEKSGHWGKYRENMFIVPDFIPEGDEGVEISVPEDARLMALKPMNCPAHVEVFKSGQKSYRDLPLRLAEFGCCHRNEPHGAIHGIMRVRQFTQDDAHIFCREDQIVEESIRFCRLLESVYRDFGFESIAVKLSTRPDVRAGDDATWDRAEKGLKDAVDAAGLPCEILPGEGAFYGPKLEFQLTDAIGRVWQCGTLQLDYVLPERLGAEYTASDGSKQRPVMLHRAILGSMERFIGILIEEFAGAFPLWLAPVQVVVAAISDDAAGEYAEEVAAELRSIGLRAEVDRRNETINYKVREHSLQKVPVIAVVGAREAEERKLALRRLGSNGQQIILLDDAKQQLVDEALPPDLKRARS